One Triplophysa dalaica isolate WHDGS20190420 chromosome 1, ASM1584641v1, whole genome shotgun sequence DNA segment encodes these proteins:
- the arhgef11 gene encoding rho guanine nucleotide exchange factor 11 isoform X6 has protein sequence MSLRHPTSTLDSPFAAWLSSLTLGDSERRSSLGQQREALSDFSTENTGTGLVQRCVVVQRDNLGFGFTVCGERIKLVQNVRPGGAAVKAGVQEGDRIIKVNGSLVSSMSHQEVVKIIKSGTYVALTLQGSPPSATSVPLQPLSTDLLPNHKTALVGEAVSSPLPPTTPTGSSTPTQRITGPKPLQDPEVQKHATEILRKMLEQEEAELQNLLEEQSRYPSPSLEERIGSAKRRANQVRVKIQRDVDGTRSEVIASYLMAGEGRLSMDSSEGDVEASESPFSSPSTFLRHPLHQSQSNTNTTDTGGKTQIIGPEEEEEDDDEYLINEIDGPFQDIELLKSRPAHMTVFMRYVFNQLLDPNPLLFYLSVEAYLGSSPKDARSIAPQICSHFLDHDAPLKIKVREEFLTDIESRLHAQEDIRGPLSELQQQVFSDIQDQLQDYRNKQMMGLGSLFGETDLQQLDGDPVKERQVVEKQVVGLWEILSKHEEERSSPLASAVHLYLRHSGIKLRDSKVFPGLISEKEKWLPFFPKTKKLSSAKREKDGEDKKRNPILKYIGKPRNTSQSTFHVPLSPSEVRPGNVQNIIQQFESHSDTVEDGESDGQTLSSSSFGEDSMESLTTSVRLARSESLKAQGEGRRRGGGTGSETVPRSRSDVDMEDCEEREGPSLRLLHHSASSSVSSSSARSLENPTPPYTPRSRRRSVDSPVALLPDAPALEEEVIDSHNWQETVEAHVLASLTSREIDRQAVIYELFTTEVSHLRTLRVLDQVFFQKMQSVLSQEELSCIFLNLHQVYELHASLCESMKNRRASVIVQGIGDLMLARFEGEAGDQFQEQVSLLCSQQSQALELIKNKQRKDPRFAHLIQECEASPHCRRLQLKDLLVSEMQRLTKYPLLLDNIIKHTEESSPDLQLLQRAQACCRGILQAVNEVVRETDHKNRLSQYQRRLDLTPLERQANPVAAQFKNLDLTTKRMIHEGPLTWKVSKDKTIEIQALLLSDLLVLLQRGPDDRLILRCPSRSVGGVGATDPKTPFCPVVRLDSSLVRPVATDNKALYVISTSESQIYELVAGTSSEKNIWKNLLEKTIASATQGANTTKQPSPALTSDVPSSANPLDFSLSEGSVSLAPDSVSDDECSVTPIDKSVACHHEDGESYLNTKAGVAEAALQDVKTLRQLIFRDLEDGWSQDSDDTPTNETATNESPFADMLRLDVSDPDLKESPSKCLEDHVDAPPLEVVVPTVQVVRKGNMFYLVMPKEQAGALTDESSTDEIKDVSENLEIQNLSSTSFLEEKEQDTPCLSPTDQSLPDNLGHGEVLSQSQVSTQRHMIKNVDEIFHTIEELMRKLNHLRNIEADHYKLLKKLSRPVSDDNASGDLVHMSPAAVRKSSLDHGAGNGKEGISVESAQPEIQSTGF, from the exons ATGAGTCTTCGACATCCAACCTCTACTCTGGACAG TCCTTTTGCTGCTTG GTTGAGCAGTTTGACTTTGGGGGATTCCGAACGCCGGTCCTCCCTTGGCCAGCAGAGAGAGGCACTGTCAGATTTTTCCACGGAGAACACag GGACAGGTCTAGTCCAAAGATGTGTGGTTGTTCAACGGGACAATCTGGGGTTTGGCTTCACTGTGTGTGGGGAGAGGATCAAACTAGTGCAGAATGTTCGACCAG GTGGAGCAGCAGTCAAGGCTGGGGTCCAGGAAGGGGACAGAATTATAAAG GTCAATGGCTCGTTGGTTTCATCCATGTCTCATCAGGAAGTAGTAAAAATTATCAAAT CTGGGACGTATGTGGCGTTGACTCTGCAGGGCTCCCCACCTTCTGCTACGTCTGTCCCCCTTCAACCCCTTTCTACTGACCTATTGCCCAATCACAAGACCGCATTGGTAGGTGAAGCTGTGTCTTCCCCACTCCCCCCAACGACACCTACAGGAAGCAGCACCCCAACCCAAAGAATCACAGGACCCAAACCATTACAG GATCCTGAGGTGCAAAAACATGCTACAGAAATCCTCAGAAAGATGTTGGAGCAAGAGGAGGCAGAACTACAG AACCTGTTGGAGGAGCAGTCTCGTTACCCCTCCCCTTCCCTAGAGGAGCGAATAGGAAGTGCCAAACGAAGAGCGAATCAAGTCAGAGTGAAGATTCAGCGAGATGTG GATGGAACGCGATCAGAGGTTATTGCCAGTTATCTTATGGCTGGTGAAG GCCGTTTATCAATGGACTCCAGTGAAGGAGATGTTGAG GCAAGTGAGAGTCCCTTCTCCTCCCCTTCCACCTTTCTCCGGCATCCCCTGCACCAAAGCCAGTCCAACACAAACACCACTGACACG GGAGGAAAGACCCAGATCATTGGAccagaggaagaagaggaggatgatgatgagTACCTGATAAATGAG ATTGATGGACCTTTCCAGGACATAGAGCTGCTGAAAAGTCGTCCGGCACACATGACTGTATTTATGAGATATGTTTTTAATCAACTTCTGGATCCCAACCCACTG CTGTTTTACTTGTCTGTGGAGGCATATCTGGGTTCGAGCCCAAAAGACGCCCGCTCCATCGCTCCTCAGATTTGCTCCCATTTCCTGGACCATGATGCT CCTCTGAAGATCAAAGTGAGAGAGGAGTTCCTTACAGATATAG AGAGTCGTCTTCATGCACAGGAGGACATTCGAGGGCCTCTTTCTGAACTACAACAGCAGGTGTTCTCAGATATTCAAGACCAGCTTCAAGACTACAG GAATAAGCAGATGATGGGTTTGGGATCTCTGTTTGGAGAGACTGACCTGCAGCAGTTAGATGGAGACCCTGTGAAAGAGAGACAGGTGGTGGAGAAACAGGTTGTTGGGCTGTGGGAAATCTT GTCAAAACATGAAGAAGAGAGAAG ttctcCGCTAGCATCTGCTGTTCACTTGTATCTAAGACACTCGGGTATTAAGCTTAGAGACTCTAAAGTGTTTCCCGGCTTGATCTCGGAGAAGGAGAAGTGGCTTCCATTCTTTCCCAAAACTAAAAAG CTGAGCAGCGCAAAAAGGGAGAAGGATGGAGAAGATAAGAAAAGGAATCCTATATTGAAGTACATAGGGAAGCCCAGGAATACATCTCAGTCGA CATTCCATGTTCCGTTGTCCCCCTCCGAAG TTCGTCCAGGCAACGTTCAAAACATCATCCAGCAGTTCGAGAGTCATTCAGACACTGTTGAAGACGGAGAAAGTGACGGGCAGACGTTATCTTCCAGCAGCTTTGGGGAGGACAGCATGGAAAG TTTAACCACATCGGTGCGTTTGGCTCGTAGTGAGTCATTAAAAGCTCAGGGGGAGGGGCGGCGACGAGGAGGTGGAACAGGGTCAGAAACTGTTCCACGTTCCAGGAGTGATGTGGATATGGAGGACTGCGAGGAGAGGGAAGGGCCGAGTCTGAGGCTGTTACATCACAGCGCCTCGTCTTCAGTGTCCAGCAGCTCAGCTCG ATCCCTGGAGAATCCAACACCACCTTACACCCCTCGCTCCCGCCGCAG GAGCGTGGACTCTCCTGTGGCTCTGCTACCCGATGCCCCTGCTCTGGAAGAGGAAGTGATCGACTCTCATAACTGGCAGGAGACAGTGGAGGCACACGTGCTGGCATCTCTAACTTCACGTGAAATAGACAGACAAGCTGTCATCTACG AGCTGTTCACCACAGAGGTGTCTCATCTGCGGACTCTTAGGGTTTTAGATCAGGTGTTCTTCCAGAAGATGCAGAGTGTTCTCAGTCAAGAAGAGCTCTCCTGCATCTTCCTGAACCTGCATCAGGTCTATGAACTACACG CAAGCTTATGCGAGTCCATGAAGAATCGCAGGGCATCTGTCATCGTTCAGGGCATCGGTGACCTCATGCTGGCCAGA TTTGAAGGGGAGGCAGGGGACCAGTTTCAGGAGCAGGTGTCTCTTCTGTGCAGTCAACAGAGTCAAGCGCTGGAATTGATCAAAAACAAACAGCGCAAAGACCCCCGGTTCGCCCACCTAATACAG GAATGCGAGGCCAGTCCACACTGCCGTAGGTTACAGCTGAAAGATCTCCTGGTTTCTGAAATGCAGAGATTGACTAAATATCCACTACTGCTGGATAACATTATCAAGCACACAGAGG AGAGTTCTCCGGACCTGCAACTGTTGCAGAGAGCCCAGGCGTGCTGCCGTGGGATACTACAGGCCGTCAACGAGGTCGTCAGGGAGACCGACCACAAGAACCGTCTCAGCCAATACCAGCGCAGGCTTGATCTCACGCCCCTGGAAAGACAGGCTAATCCTGTTGCAGCACAATTTAAG AATCTGGACCTCACCACTAAGAGAATGATCCATGAGGGTCCCCTCACATGGAAAGTCAgcaaagacaaaacaattg AGATCCAGGCATTGTTACTGTCAGATCTCTTGGTGCTGCTTCAGAGGGGTCCAGACGACCGGCTCATCCTGCGCTGTCCATCCCGATCGGTGGGTGGGGTCGGTGCTACAGACCCCAAAACTCCATTCTGCCCTGTCGTCCGTCTTGACTCCTCCCTTGTCCGACCAGTCGCGACAG ACAATAAGGCTCTGTATGTAATTAGCACGTCAGAGAGCCAGATCTACGAGCTGGTGGCCGGTACATCTTCCGAGAAAAACAT CTGGAAAAACTTGCTTGAAAAGACAATCGCTTCAGCCACTCAAGGAGCAAACACGACCAAACAGCCATCTCCAGCACT GACCTCAGATGTGCCTTCGTCTGCCAATCCATTAG ACTTTTCACTATCCGAGGGGTCTGTGTCTCTGGCACCGGACTCGGTTAGCGATGATGAATGTTCTGTCACACCAATCGACAAGTCTGTGGCATGTCATCATGAGGATGGGGAGAGTTACCTCAACACAAAAGCTGGTGTTGCAGAAGCTGCTCTTCAAGATG TGAAAACCCTGCGACAGCTCATCTTCAGGGATCTTGAGGATGGGTGGAGTCAGGATTCAGATGACACACCCACTAATGAAACGGCCACAAATGAAAGTCCTTTTGCAGATATGCTAAGGCTAGATGTTTCTGACCCGGACCTTAAGGAGAGCCCTAGCAAATGTCTGGAGGACCATGTAGATGCCCCCCCTTTAGAGGTGGTGGTACCTACTGTTCAGGTTGTAAGAAAAG GGAACATGTTTTATCTGGTAATGCCCAAAGAGCAAGCCGGTGCTCTCACAGATGAAAGCAGCACAGATGAGATCAAAGACGTATCTGAGAACCTTGAGATTCAGAACTTGTCCTCAACATCCTTTTTGGAAGAAAAAGAGCAAGATACTCCTTGCCTCTCTCCAACAGACCAATCACTGCCTGACAACCTTGGTCACGGAGAAGTGCTTAGCCAATCACAAGTTAGCACCCAGCGCCACATGATCAAGAACGTGGATGAGATCTTCCACACGATTGAAGAGCTCATGAGAAAATTAAACCATCTTAGG AACATTGAAGCAGACCATTACAAACTCCTGAAGAAATTAAGCAGGCCAGTTTCGGATGATAACGCGTCAGGTGACCTTGTCCACATGTCTCCCGCAGCAGTCAGAAAATCATCACTAGACCATGGAGCCGGCAATG GTAAAGAAGGCATCTCAGTAGAATCGGCTCAGCCTGAAATCCAGTCTACTGGGTTCTGA